The DNA segment TCCAGCACATCATTGCCAACTACCTGGCCAACAAGGCCGGCACCCTGGCCATGGCCGGCAAAGCCTGGCTGGCCGGCGTGCTGCACGCCTATGTGGGTCTGCTGATCGGCGCTCTGGCCGCCGTGCGCCCGCGCACCGTGCCGCACCATCCGCTGACCCAGGCCCTGCACCGCCGCGTGACGCTGCTGGGCGAGTCCTTCCGCCAGATCGTGGCCGCCCAGTTCTGGATTGCGCTGTTCAACACCTTGCTGACCGCGCTGTTCCTGCTGATCATCTTGCCGGTGTGGGACCTGTCCCTGCCCTACACCCCGGCCCTGATCACCCTGACCTTTGTGGCCGGCATGATCCCCATCGTGGGCAATCTGCTGTGCAATGTGGTGCTGACGGTGGTGGGCCTGTCGGTCTCCCCGATTGCCGCGGCCGCCTGCCTGGCCTTTCTGATCCTGATCCACAAGGCCGAGTACGTGATCAACGCCAAGGTCATCGGCCAGCGCACCCACATGGCCGTGTGGGAACTGCTGTCGGTGATGTTCGTGGCCGAATCGGTGTTCGGCCCCGCTGGCCTGGTGGCCGCCCCGCTGTTCTACGCCTACCTGAAAAAAGAGCTGCACGACGCGCGCATGATCTGACGCAGCGCGCGCCATGCTGCCTGCAGCGCCGGGGCACAGGGCAACGCCCCATCCCTCCTGCCGCCTTTCCGCCACAAGGGCCTGTTGCACCGGAGCCCGCAGCGCGTTTTTTGCGGCGGCCCCGCCTTCTCGCACGGAGGGAGCGGACCGCCACCCTCACGCAAAAAAAAGAGCAGTGCCTGTGCACTGCTCTTTATCTTTATCTTTTTCTGTCCAAGGCTTTCACCTTTCAGCCCTTGCCATCTGTGCAAGGGCAGCTCACAGGCTCGCCAGCACCGACTCAGGAACTGGCACGCAGCTGGGCCAGCTGCTCTTCCACCATGTCCAGATCCTGCGCGGCCCCGGCGTGCTGGGCATAGGTTTGCAGATCCTGCATGGCGGCGCGGCGCTCGCCACGCTCCATGCGCACCAGACCGCGATCGCGGTACTCGCCCCAGGCGGTGGGTGTCAGCGTGATCAGGCGGTTCATCACGGCCAGCGTCTGCGCCTCATCGCCCTGCTGCTGGTGGATGTTCTTCAGGTTGCGCAGCATGCGCTCCAGAATGCCGCGGTGGCCGGCCGGCTGCAGGTACATGGCCAGCGGCGCCATGTCCTCCTGCTCCAGGCCCCAGGCCTGCTTGAAGGGCTCCAGGCGCTCGCCCAGCTGGGCATGCGACAGCCCCTGGCCGGTCAGCGGGTCCTGCACGATGATGCCTTCCTTGAGCTGCACCTTGACCAGGAAATGCCCCGGGAACGACACCCCGTGCGCCGTCAGGCCGATGCCATGGGCCAGCTCCAGCCACAGCACGCCCAGCGAGATGGGAATGCCGCGGCGCGTGTCCATCACCCGGTGCAGATAGCTGTTGTCCGGGTGGAAGAAGTCGTTGTGGTTGCCGGCATAGCCCAGGTCTTCGTAGAAGAACTGGTTCAGGATGGTCAGGCGCTGCAGGCCATTGGCACCCCATGGCACGCAGTCGCGCAGCAGCTTGAGCGTGCGTTCGTACTGGTAGAGCGCGTCTTCGATATCCAGCTGCGGATCGGCATCCTGCCCCAGGCTGATGGCCGCCTCGAGCAGCAGGCGCGGCTCATCACGGCGCACCAGGGTTTCAAAATATTCCAGGGGAGTAGGCAGTCCAAAATCAAGCGTCATTCGATTCACTTCACGCTGCTGAGCACGGGATCACCGGCGCAACAGCTTGCGCAAGGGCAAGCCAGTCACTGCCAATACCCCGAAATACACACAGGAGGAGAGCGCCAACGCTCCCGCCATCAGGCCGACGCGCTTCCATTCGCCCAGCGCCAGCCAGTCAAAAGATTGTGCAAACCACAGCAAGGGTACCGCCAGCAAAATGGCCGCCGCCGTGACCTGCATCAATAGTTTGCCCCAGCCCGGCGCCGGCACGAAGGCCTTGCGTCGGATAAGTCCTACAAGCAGCCAGGCGGCATTCACCAACGCCGCCAGCCCTATCGACAGTGCCAGACCAGCATGGGCCAACCAGGGCACCATCAGCAAATTGAAAATTTGCGTCAACACCAGCACACAGATAGCAATCTTTACCGGGGTGCGGATGTCCTGGCTGGCGTAGTAGCCCGGCGCCAGCACCTTGATGGCCACCAGCCCCACCAACCCCACGCCATAGCCGATCAGGGCGATGGCAATCTGGCCCACATCGCTGGCATGCAGGGCGCCGCGGTGGAACAAGGTGGCCACCAACGGCGTGGCAAAGGCCAGCAGCCCCACGCCACAGGGCACGGCCAGCAGCAGCACCAGGCGCAGGCCCCAGTCCAGCATGGCGGAGTATTTCTCGCTGTCCCCCGCCGCCTTGGCGGCAGCCAGCTGTGGCGTCAGCACCACCCCCAGCGCCACACCCAGCATGGCCGTGGGAAATTCCATCAGGCGGTCCGCATAGAACAGCCAGGTCACACTGCCGGGCGCCAGGTGCGAGGCAATCTGGGTGTTGATCATCAGGCTGATCTGCGCCACGCCCACGCCCAGCAGCGCAGGGCCCATCAGGCGCAGGATGCGGCGCACCCCGGCATCGCTCCAGGCCTGGCGGATGGCCGACCACGACATGCCGATGCGCGGCAGCAGACCCAGGCCGCGCAGTGCGGGAATCTGCACCCCCAGCTGCAGCACGCCGCCCAGCATCACCCCGGCGGCCATGGCGTAGATGGGTTCGATCCCGCGCGACTGGAAGTACGGTGCCAGCCACCATGCCGTCGCAATCATGCTGAGATTGAGCAGCACCGGCGTGGCCGCCGACACCACAAAGCGCCGCCAGGTGTTCAGCACCCCGGCCGACAGCGCCACCAGCGACATGAAGCCGATATAGGGAAACATCCAGCGCGTCATCTGCACGGCCGCATCCATGCCACCGGGGTCCTGCTCCAGCCCGCTGGCCAGCAACCACACCAGTGCCGGGGCACCGACCACGCCCACCACACACACCAGCAGCAGCACCCAGAACAGCACTGTGGCCACGTCGGAGATCAGTGCCCGCGTGCGCTCCTCGCCGTCCTGGGCCTTGGTGCTGGCCAGCACCGGCACAAAGGCCTGGCTGAAGGCCCCTTCGGCAAACAGCCGGCGAAACAGATTGGGAATGCGAAAAGCGACATTGAAGGCGTCCGTCAGGGCATTGGCCCCGAACATGGAGGCCATGATCAGATCGCGCAGCAGGCCTGTGACGCGGGAGGCCAGCGTGAACAGGGAGACGGTGGAGGCAGCTTTGAAGAGTGACACCCCGGCAGTGTAGCGAGAGCGCACACCCACTGCCGGCGCCCGGGCTGTGCCGCGTGCCGCCGTGCATGCCCACCTGCGTGGTGCCGGCCCTTCGCAGAGGCGGAACCCAGGGGACCACCGGGAATGCTATACTGCTCGGCTTCGCTGGCATCATCCCAGACACACTCAAGGAATATACATCATGGCAACCAAAGCCAAAAAGAACCCCCGCCTGGCCTCCGGCCGCAAGCGCGCTCGCCAAAACGTCAAGCTGAACGCAGCCAACACCTCGCTGCGTTCCAAGTACCGCACCGCTGTCAAGAACGTCGAAAAGGCTGTTCTGACCGGCGACAAGGCCAAGGCCACCGAACTGTTCGCCAAGGCACAATCCGTGCTGGACACGATTGCCGACAAGGGCATCTTCCACAAGAACAAGGCTGCTCGCGACAAGAGCCGTCTGTCCGCCAAGGTCAAGGCCCTGGCCGCCGCCTAAAAGTCACTTTAGGCATCGCACGGATGGCTTAGGCCATCTGCTGTTTGCTTCGGTGCGCTGCCAGCGAAACAAGAAAACCGCCCTCGGGCGGTTTTTTTGTGCCTGCATGCTTATGCTTGTGGGTCCGCAGTGGGCCTGGGCCGCTGTGGCGGTGGCCCGCCCCTGGCTGCAGGGCATTCCCCCTCAAAAAATTGCGGGCATAAAAAAGGCTTCCTGCGGAAGCCCTCGGTCTGTTCTGTCGCCTCAAAAGGCCGTGGTCAGGCCTCGGGCGCATCCGGCAGCGTGCACGCCTCCACCACCTGCAGGCGGTTGTCCTTGGCAAAGTTCAGCACGAAATCCCAGGCCATGGGCTCATGGGCGCGCAGGTCGGAATGGATGATCACGCACTTGACCCCGTCGATCGAGGTGGGCACGCACCAGGGCGAGTAGCTGAGGTGGCTGCCGCGCGTGGCACCACCAGGCCGGAACTGGCTCATCACCCCTGCCAGGCGCTCGGCCCAGTCACTGGGGCGGAAGGTTTTTCCATCCAGGGTGACACCCTGGATAAAGAGTTCTTTGGAGGTAGGGGAGACCATCGGATCGATTTCTAAGAGAGACAGGCCACAACTGCAGGATCGCCGCCAGGTGTGCCAAGCCCTGGGATTCTAGCTCTTATACAAGACCGGCCTTATTGCGCGGCAGCTACCCGACCAGAACCTGGGTGCGTTCGCATGGCTGTGATGCGCAATCCTCAACTCTCGCACAGCACGCGCACTCTAGAATTGCGCTTTGCCAACCTGGCGCTCCATCGTGCAGCAAGTATCCAAAATACCAGCAAGATATGCGCCACCACTGCTTTGTCAGGAGAGTATTCATGACCGCTCACATCGAGGCAACCTCGCCCCACGTAATGAACACCTATGGCCGCGTTCCCATCGCGCTGGAACGAGGCCAAGGCTGCCGCGTGTGGGATGTGAACGGCAAGGAATACCTGGACGGTCTGGGCGGCATTGCCGTCAACACCCTGGGCCACAACCACCCCAAGCTGGTGCCTGCGCTGCAGGAGCAGATCGCCAAGCTGATCCACACCAGCAACTACTACCACGTGCCCGGCCAGGAACAGCTGGCCCAGATGCTGACCGAGCGCGCCCAGATGACCAATGTGTTCTTCTGCAACACCGGTCTGGAAGCCAATGAAGCCGCCATCAAGATCGCCCGCAAGTACGGCGTGGACAAGGGCATCGAAAAGCCGGTGATCGTGGTCTATGACCATGCTTTCCATGGCCGCTCCATCGCCACCATGACCGCCACCGGCAACCCCAAGGTGCGCAACGGCTTCGGCCCGCTGCTCGATGGCTTCATCCGCGTGGCCCCCAACGACATCGAAGCCCTGAAGGCGGCCACCGCCGGCAATCCCAACATCGTGGCCGTGATGATGGAGCCCATCCAGGGCGAAGGCGGCCTGCACCCCATGCGCGCCGACTACCTGAAGGAAGTGCGCGCCCTGTGCGACGCCAACGAATGGCTGCTGATGCTGGACGAAGTGCAGGCCGGCATGGGCCGCACCGGCAAGTGGTTTGCCCACCAGTGGTCCGGCATCGTGCCCGACGTAATGACCCTGGCCAAGGGCCTGGGCTCGGGCGTGCCCGTGGGTGCCGTGGTCACCCATGGCAAGGCCGCCACCGTGCTGCAGCCAGGCAACCATGGCTCCACCTTCGGTGGCAACCCGCTGGCCATGCGCGCCGGTGTGGAAACCATCCGCATCATGGAAGAAGACAAGCTGCTGGACCATGTGGCCGCCGTGGGCGAACACCTGAAGGCCAAGCTGCAGTCCGAACTGGGCAGCATCCCGGGCTTTGTGGAAGTGCGCGGCCAGGGTCTGATGATCGGCGTGGAGCTGTCCAAGTCCTGCGGCCAGCTGATCGGCCAGGCGGCCGAAGCCGGCCTGCTGATCAGCGTGACCGCCGACACCGTGATCCGTCTGGTGCCGCCGCTGATTCTGACCACCGCCGAAGCCGACGAACTCGTCACCCGCCTCAAGCCGCTGGTGCAAGCCGTGCTGGCAGCCTGAACGCGTTAGGATGGACTGCATGAAGCATTACCTGCAATTTAGCGACTTCACCGCCGACGAGTACGACTACCTGCTGGCCCGCGCCGCCCTGATCAAGAAAAAGTTCAAGGGCTACGAGAAGCACCACACGCTGAGCGACCGCACGCTGGCCATGATCTTCGAGAAGGCCAGCACCCGCACCCGCGTGAGCTTTGAAGCCGGCATGTACCAGCTGGGCGGCTCCGTGGTGCACCTGACCACGGGCGACAGCCAGCTGGGCCGCGCCGAGCCGATCGAGGACAGCGCCCGCGTGATCAGCCGCATGACCGATCTGGTGATGATCCGCACCTTCGGCCAGGACAAGATCGAGCGCTTTGCCGAATACTCGCGCGTGCCCGTCATCAACGGTCTGACCAACGAGTTCCACCCCTGCCAGATCCTGGCCGACATCTTCACCTTCATCGAGCACCGCGGCTCCATCAAGGGCAAGGTGGTGGCCTGGGTGGGCGATGGCAACAACATGGCCAACACCTGGCTGCAGGCGGCCGATCTGCTGGGCTTCAAGGTGCACCTGTCGACCCCCGGCGGCTATGAAGTGGACGAGCAGCTGGCCTTCAACGGCAAGCCCGTGCACCCCGGCTGCTACGAAGTCTTCCAGAACCCGCTGGACGCCTGCAAGGGCGCCGACCTGGTCACCACCGATGTGTGGACCAGCATGGGCTACGAGGCCGAGAACGAAGCGCGCAAGAAGGCCTTTGCCGACTGGTGCGTGGACGCCGAGATGATGGCCGCCGCCAAGGCCGATGCCCTGTTCATGCACTGCCTGCCCGCCCACCGCGGCGAGGAAGTGGAGGCCGACGTCATCGACGGCCCGCAATCCGTCGTCTGGGACGAAGCAGAGAACCGCATGCACGTGCAAAAAGCACTGATGGAATACCTGCTGCTGGGCCGCCAACCCGGCTGATCCAGCACGCCCGGGCTCACCTGCATACCCCCACACCATGCATCCGAGCCCCGGCACACCACACCGCCTGCAGGCCTTGCGCCGGCTGGCGGTATTTTTTTGGCCGCTGCGCCCCAGCCTGGGGGACGCACGCTACGGCCAGTGCGGCGGTGCACAGGCCCTGCGCCAGCCGCACATCGCACGCCACAGCCGCGTGCCCTCCGTCTACGGGCCGCGCAAGCGTTTTGCGGCCCGGGTGCGCGCGCTCTATGTGCGCATCCACACCTTCTATCTGAAGTTTCTTCAAGGCCACACCTAGTGGGCCGCAAGCGGTCACGCCCCCGGCGTGGCTTTTGCTTTCCCTGTGACAGGCGGCTTTCCGGCGCGGAAAGGCTGCCGGTTGCCTGTGCCCCGATCCTGAAGAAACACGATGAGCCAATCCCTCCACCCCTGCGTGACCTGCGGCGTGTGCTGCACCAATTACCGCGTGGAATTTTCCGTCTACGAGCTGCAATCCATGGGCGGCACCGTGCCCGACCACCTGGCCCATGAAGTGCCCGGAAAAGGCAACCGGGCCCGCATGAACGGCACCGAAAAGCACCCGGTGCGCTGCGTGGCCCTGACCGCCCTGCCCCACCTGGGCGAGAACTGCGTGGGCTGCGGCATTTACGAGCAGCGCTCACGCCCCTGCCGCGACTTTCCGTTTGCCTCCTACGGCTGCCACGACACCCGCGCCAAGTTCGGCCTGCCCGCACTGAGCGAGGAAGACGTGGCCCCCTGGCTGGAAACCGCCTGAGTGCGCCGCCGCCGCACTGCCCGACATCCCGGTTGGTGCAGGAGGCTGCGGAAGCCGCTTTCCCGTGACTTCCGTGCTTTTCTGCACCGCAAGCAGGTGCCGCAGGGCACAGACAGCTCCTGTTTTTGAAAAACCTGCCACGCCGCTTTGCCGGCGTGCCCGCAGGCTGCGCCGGCGGCACGCTGCAGGCACAATCCGCCACCCACTTTTTGTAGCCGCCCGCCTGCCATGACCCACCCCTGCCTTGCCTGCGGCGCCTGCTGCGCCGCCTTCCGTGTGGATTTTTCGGTCTATGAATCCGAAGCCCATGGCGGACGCGTGCCGGCCGGGCTGGCCGACGAGATCACCGAGCACAGCTGCCGCATGCGCGGCACGGACTACGCCCGCCCGCGCTGCGCCGCACTGGTGGGCACGGTGGGCGAAAAAGCCCACTGCGGGATCTACGAGTGGCGCCCTTCGCCCTGCCGGGAATTTGCAGCCGGCTCCGATGCCTGCAACCGCGTGCGGCTGCGCATCGGCCTGCCGGCGCTGGAAAGCGGCCTGCTGTAGGCCGCCGCTCACCCTGCTGCGCCGCAGGGTGGACGGCAGGGGCGGCAAGCCCCTGGGGGGCGCGGGTTACAAGGACTTGCGCGTATCCGAGCAGCTGTCGCCGCCGCAGGCGCTGCAGCCACCGCAGCTGCCGCTGGACGTGGACGGCGCGAGTGCCGGGTGCACGCGCCCGGCACGTTGGCGCCAGCGGGCCGGCAGATAGCGCCACAGCAGCGAGGCAGCTGCCACGGTGACGACGATGCCCACAATGATTTCCTGCCACATGGCCTGACCTCCTTTAACCCCAGCCCAGCGCCACCGCCACCCGGTAGGTGACGAAGCTGGCGGCATAGGCCAGGCCGAACAAATACGCCGTCATGATCAAGGGATAGCGCCAGCCATTGGTTTCCCGCTTGACCATGGCCAGCGTGGAAATGCACTGGGGCGCGAACACGAACCAGACCAGCAGCGACAGGGCCGTGGCCAGCGACCAGCTGCTGGCAATCAGCGGGCCCAGCTGCTGGGCCATGGCGTCGTCGCCTGCGGCCGACAAGGCATACACCGTACCCAGTGCACCCACGGCCACTTCGCGCGCGGCCATGCCGGGCACCAGGGCGATGGCGATCTGCCAGTTGAAGCCGATGGGCGCCAGCACCACTTCCAGCCAGCCGCCGATCTGGCCGGCAAAGCTGTAGCGGATGGCCGCCTCGGTCACCCCGTCCGGCGCCGACGGGTAGCTGGCCAGAAACCACAGCACGATGCTCACCGTCAGGATGATGCCGCCCACGCGGCGCAGGAAGATCAGCGCGCGTTCATACAGCCCCAGCACCAGGCTGCGCAGGCTGGGCCAGCGGTAGGCCGGCAGCTCCAGCATCAGCGGCGTGCGGGATTTGTCGGTGCGGGCCAGCTTGGCCACCCAGGCCACCGCCATGGCACTGGCGATACCGCCGATGTACAGCGCAAACAGCACCAGGCCTTGCAGATTGAAGATGCCGCCCACGCTCTGCTCCGGGATGAAGGCCGCGATCAGCAGTGCGTACACCGGCAGACGGGCCGAGCAGGTCATCAGCGGGGCGATCATGATGGTCAGCAGGCGGTCGCGCCAGCTGGGGATGGAGCGCGTGGCCATGATGCCCGGCACGGCACAGGCAAAGCTGGACAGCAGCGGAATGAAGGAACGCCCCGACAGGCCCACCGTGCCCATGATGCGGTCCAGCAGAAAGGCGGCACGCGGCAGATAGCCCGAGTCTTCCAGCACCAGGATGAAGAAGAACAGGATCAGGATCTGCGGCAGGAACACCAGCACCGCGCCGGTGCCGGCGATCACGCCCTCGACCAGCAGGCTGCGCAGCACGCCTTCGGGCATCACGCTGCCCACCCATTCGCCGACAAAGCCCACGGAGCCTTCGATGCCGTCCATCAAGGGCTCGGCCCAGCTGAACACGGCCTGGAACATCAGGAACAGGGTGGCCAGCAGCAGCAGCGTGCCCCATACCGGGTGCAGCACCACGGCGTCGATGCGGTCGTCCCGCTGGTTGTCCACCGGCGGCACCTGCACGGCAGCCTGCAGGATGGCGGTCACCTCCTGGTGCAAAGCCAGCAGACCGGCACGGGTGTTGTGACCGGCTTGGGCCTGCGAACGGCCGTCCAGCGCGGGAGCCTGGAGCTGGTGGGCGGCATCGCTGTCCAGCCAGGCCAGCAGTTCCTGGGCGCCGTCCTGGCGCACGCCCACGCTTTCGAGCACCGGCACGCCCAGCGCGGCACTGAGGCGGGCCTTGTCCACCACAATGCCCTGGCGACGGGCCATATCGCTCATGTTGAGCACCACTACCATGGGCA comes from the Comamonas terrigena NBRC 13299 genome and includes:
- a CDS encoding YkgJ family cysteine cluster protein, coding for MTHPCLACGACCAAFRVDFSVYESEAHGGRVPAGLADEITEHSCRMRGTDYARPRCAALVGTVGEKAHCGIYEWRPSPCREFAAGSDACNRVRLRIGLPALESGLL
- a CDS encoding YkgJ family cysteine cluster protein, which codes for MSQSLHPCVTCGVCCTNYRVEFSVYELQSMGGTVPDHLAHEVPGKGNRARMNGTEKHPVRCVALTALPHLGENCVGCGIYEQRSRPCRDFPFASYGCHDTRAKFGLPALSEEDVAPWLETA
- the argF gene encoding ornithine carbamoyltransferase; the protein is MKHYLQFSDFTADEYDYLLARAALIKKKFKGYEKHHTLSDRTLAMIFEKASTRTRVSFEAGMYQLGGSVVHLTTGDSQLGRAEPIEDSARVISRMTDLVMIRTFGQDKIERFAEYSRVPVINGLTNEFHPCQILADIFTFIEHRGSIKGKVVAWVGDGNNMANTWLQAADLLGFKVHLSTPGGYEVDEQLAFNGKPVHPGCYEVFQNPLDACKGADLVTTDVWTSMGYEAENEARKKAFADWCVDAEMMAAAKADALFMHCLPAHRGEEVEADVIDGPQSVVWDEAENRMHVQKALMEYLLLGRQPG
- a CDS encoding AI-2E family transporter, whose product is MGQNSSQLPSICPSLPPTPPRGVVIASYLLMAGALLLVMWRGLLPGLLCACVGFLLTRALAGGITRLQRRPQGAMPERWVQNLAAGIIMLAPLLLLTGALTHTRSYIVDAPQQYRELLDYLARTVLELRDKLPHDLTAQLPQGAAEIQHIIANYLANKAGTLAMAGKAWLAGVLHAYVGLLIGALAAVRPRTVPHHPLTQALHRRVTLLGESFRQIVAAQFWIALFNTLLTALFLLIILPVWDLSLPYTPALITLTFVAGMIPIVGNLLCNVVLTVVGLSVSPIAAAACLAFLILIHKAEYVINAKVIGQRTHMAVWELLSVMFVAESVFGPAGLVAAPLFYAYLKKELHDARMI
- the feoB gene encoding ferrous iron transport protein B; this translates as MNARDDRTPQGATVQPIAITSIIPSAAPSTDAQPLRAALLGNPNCGKTALFNLLTGARQKVANYAGVTVERKEGWLHTPAGRRVRVLDLPGTYSLHAHSEDERITRDIVTGEHAREAPPELLVCVTDATHLRLNLRLVLEARALGLPMVVVLNMSDMARRQGIVVDKARLSAALGVPVLESVGVRQDGAQELLAWLDSDAAHQLQAPALDGRSQAQAGHNTRAGLLALHQEVTAILQAAVQVPPVDNQRDDRIDAVVLHPVWGTLLLLATLFLMFQAVFSWAEPLMDGIEGSVGFVGEWVGSVMPEGVLRSLLVEGVIAGTGAVLVFLPQILILFFFILVLEDSGYLPRAAFLLDRIMGTVGLSGRSFIPLLSSFACAVPGIMATRSIPSWRDRLLTIMIAPLMTCSARLPVYALLIAAFIPEQSVGGIFNLQGLVLFALYIGGIASAMAVAWVAKLARTDKSRTPLMLELPAYRWPSLRSLVLGLYERALIFLRRVGGIILTVSIVLWFLASYPSAPDGVTEAAIRYSFAGQIGGWLEVVLAPIGFNWQIAIALVPGMAAREVAVGALGTVYALSAAGDDAMAQQLGPLIASSWSLATALSLLVWFVFAPQCISTLAMVKRETNGWRYPLIMTAYLFGLAYAASFVTYRVAVALGWG
- the murJ gene encoding murein biosynthesis integral membrane protein MurJ; this encodes MSLFKAASTVSLFTLASRVTGLLRDLIMASMFGANALTDAFNVAFRIPNLFRRLFAEGAFSQAFVPVLASTKAQDGEERTRALISDVATVLFWVLLLVCVVGVVGAPALVWLLASGLEQDPGGMDAAVQMTRWMFPYIGFMSLVALSAGVLNTWRRFVVSAATPVLLNLSMIATAWWLAPYFQSRGIEPIYAMAAGVMLGGVLQLGVQIPALRGLGLLPRIGMSWSAIRQAWSDAGVRRILRLMGPALLGVGVAQISLMINTQIASHLAPGSVTWLFYADRLMEFPTAMLGVALGVVLTPQLAAAKAAGDSEKYSAMLDWGLRLVLLLAVPCGVGLLAFATPLVATLFHRGALHASDVGQIAIALIGYGVGLVGLVAIKVLAPGYYASQDIRTPVKIAICVLVLTQIFNLLMVPWLAHAGLALSIGLAALVNAAWLLVGLIRRKAFVPAPGWGKLLMQVTAAAILLAVPLLWFAQSFDWLALGEWKRVGLMAGALALSSCVYFGVLAVTGLPLRKLLRR
- a CDS encoding SirB1 family protein — its product is MTLDFGLPTPLEYFETLVRRDEPRLLLEAAISLGQDADPQLDIEDALYQYERTLKLLRDCVPWGANGLQRLTILNQFFYEDLGYAGNHNDFFHPDNSYLHRVMDTRRGIPISLGVLWLELAHGIGLTAHGVSFPGHFLVKVQLKEGIIVQDPLTGQGLSHAQLGERLEPFKQAWGLEQEDMAPLAMYLQPAGHRGILERMLRNLKNIHQQQGDEAQTLAVMNRLITLTPTAWGEYRDRGLVRMERGERRAAMQDLQTYAQHAGAAQDLDMVEEQLAQLRASS
- a CDS encoding DUF3579 domain-containing protein, whose product is MVSPTSKELFIQGVTLDGKTFRPSDWAERLAGVMSQFRPGGATRGSHLSYSPWCVPTSIDGVKCVIIHSDLRAHEPMAWDFVLNFAKDNRLQVVEACTLPDAPEA
- a CDS encoding aspartate aminotransferase family protein, coding for MTAHIEATSPHVMNTYGRVPIALERGQGCRVWDVNGKEYLDGLGGIAVNTLGHNHPKLVPALQEQIAKLIHTSNYYHVPGQEQLAQMLTERAQMTNVFFCNTGLEANEAAIKIARKYGVDKGIEKPVIVVYDHAFHGRSIATMTATGNPKVRNGFGPLLDGFIRVAPNDIEALKAATAGNPNIVAVMMEPIQGEGGLHPMRADYLKEVRALCDANEWLLMLDEVQAGMGRTGKWFAHQWSGIVPDVMTLAKGLGSGVPVGAVVTHGKAATVLQPGNHGSTFGGNPLAMRAGVETIRIMEEDKLLDHVAAVGEHLKAKLQSELGSIPGFVEVRGQGLMIGVELSKSCGQLIGQAAEAGLLISVTADTVIRLVPPLILTTAEADELVTRLKPLVQAVLAA
- the rpsT gene encoding 30S ribosomal protein S20; its protein translation is MATKAKKNPRLASGRKRARQNVKLNAANTSLRSKYRTAVKNVEKAVLTGDKAKATELFAKAQSVLDTIADKGIFHKNKAARDKSRLSAKVKALAAA